A single genomic interval of Bos taurus isolate L1 Dominette 01449 registration number 42190680 breed Hereford chromosome 6, ARS-UCD2.0, whole genome shotgun sequence harbors:
- the HAUS3 gene encoding HAUS augmin-like complex subunit 3 (The RefSeq protein has 1 substitution compared to this genomic sequence), which translates to MSCGKEFVETLKKIDYPKADILNGEDFDWLFVENEPFLKWFCGNVNEQNILSEEELEAFSILQKSGKPILEGAALDEVLKTCKTSDLKTPTLNDKELEKLEDEVQTLQKLKNLKIQRRNKCQLMASVTSHKSLRLNAKEEETNKKLKQIQGILNATNNKISNELHTLTDGVAKLMMFFRRSNLDQGTNPLVFLSQFSLQNYLSQEEQSTAALTLYTKKQFFQGIHEVVESSNEENFQLLDMQAPSICDNQEVLEERRLEMGRLQLAYICAQHQLIHLKANNLSLKSSIKWAEENLHSLTSKALGKDNLDAKISSLNSEILKLEEQITHIKDKILPAMVKENAQLLNMPVVKGDFDRQIAKQDYYTERQELVLNQLIKQKASFELLHLSYEIELRKHWDIYRQLENLVHLLKQSNLMFHQRLEMLTDPSVSQQINPRNTIDTKDYSTHRLYQLLEGENKKKELFITHGNLEEVAEKLKQEVSLVQEQLAGSAQEHSFFLSKLNSDVNMLCEALYQGGNQLLLSDQELTEQFHQVESQLNKLNHLLTDIFADVKTKRKLLASNKLHQVERELYVYFLKDEDYLKNIVENLENQSKIKTIGLED; encoded by the exons ATGAGCTGTGGAAAAGAATTtgtagaaacattaaaaaaaattgattatcCCAAAGCTGATATTCTTAATGGGGAAGATTTTGACTGGTTGTTCGTTGAAAATGAACCATTTTTGAAGTGGTTTTGTGGGAATGTGAATGAACAGAACATATTGTCTGAAGAGGAATTGGAAGCTTTTAGCATTCTTCAAAAATCAGGCAAGCCCATCCTAGAAGGAGCAGCATTGGATGAAGTTCTAAAAACTTGTAAAACTTCTGATTTGAAGACACCTACCTTGAATGACAAAGAGCTAGAGAAATTAGAGGATGAGGTTCAAACTCTGCAGAAATTAAAGAACCTAAAAATTCAGCGACGTAATAAATGCCAGTTGATGGCTTCAGTAACTAGTCACAAATCTCTGAGATTAAATGCTAAAGAAGAAGAAACCAATAAAAAGCTGAAACAGAGTCAAGGAATTCTAAATGCTACAAATAACAAGATCAGTAATGAACTTCACACTCTTACTGATGGAGTTGCAAAGTTAATGATGTTCTTCAGACGGTCTAATTTGGATCAAGGAACAAATCCACTGGTGTTTTTatctcagttttcattgcaaAACTATCTAAGCCAAGAAGAGCAAAGTACGGCAGCATTAACCTTATATACCAAAAAACAGTTCTTTCAGGGTATACATGAAGTAGTTGAAAGTTCAAATGAAGaaaattttcaacttttagaTATGCAGGCACCATCTATTTGTGATAATCAAGAAGTTCTTGAGGAGAGACGGCTAGAAATGGGTAGGCTGCAGCTGGCATACATTTGTGCTCAACATCAGTTAATTCACTTGAAAGCAAATAATTTGAGCCTAAAGTCAAGTATAAAGTGGGCAGAGGAGAATCTTCATAGCCTCACTAGCAAG GCTCTTGGCAAAGATAATTTGGATGCTAAAATTTCTAGCTTGAACAGTGAAATTCTGAAACTTGAAGAACAAATCACtcatataaaagacaaaattttgCCTGCTATGGTAAAAGAGAATGCCCAGTTATTGAATATGCCAGTTGTAAAGGGAGATTTTGATCGACAGATTGCTAAACAAGACTATTACACAGAAAGACAAGAGTTGGTTTTAAATCAGTTGATAAAGCAAAAGGCATCATTTGAACTTCTTCATTTATCATATGAAATTGAATTGAGAAAGCATTGGGACATATATCGTCAGCTGGAAAACTTGGTTCACCTACTTAAGCAAAGTAATTTGATGTTCCACCAGCGATTAGAAATGCTAACAGATCCATCAGTATCTCAGCAGATAAATCCAAGGAATACCATTGATACCAAGGATTATTCTACTCATAG GCTTTATCAACTTTTAGAAGGagagaataagaaaaaagaattgtTTATAACCCATGGAAACCTGGAAGAAGTAGCTGAGAAATTAAAACAGGAGGTTTCTTTGGTACAAGAGCAGTTGGCAGGATCTGCTCAAgaacattctttctttctgtccaaACTAAACAGTGATGTGAACATGCTTTGTGAAGCTTTGTATCAAGGAGGAAATCAGCTTTTGCTTAGTGATCAG GAGTTAACGGAGCAGTTTCATCAAGTTGAATCTCAGCTAAATAAACTGAATCATCTTCTTACTGATATTTTTGCTGAtgtgaagacaaaaagaaaacttttggcATCTAATAAGCTGCATCAAGTGGAAAGagaattatatgtatattttttaaaagatgaagattATCTGAAAAATATTGTGGAGAACTTAGAAAACCAATCAAAGATTAAGACCATTGGTCTTGAAGACTGA
- the HAUS3 gene encoding HAUS augmin-like complex subunit 3 isoform X1 — protein MSCGKEFVETLKKIDYPKADILNGEDFDWLFVENEPFLKWFCGNVNEQNILSEEELEAFSILQKSGKPILEGAALDEVLKTCKTSDLKTPTLNDKELEKLEDEVQTLQKLKNLKIQRRNKCQLMASVTSHKSLRLNAKEEETNKKLKQSQGILNATNNKISNELHTLTDGVAKLMMFFRRSNLDQGTNPLVFLSQFSLQNYLSQEEQSTAALTLYTKKQFFQGIHEVVESSNEENFQLLDMQAPSICDNQEVLEERRLEMGRLQLAYICAQHQLIHLKANNLSLKSSIKWAEENLHSLTSKALGKDNLDAKISSLNSEILKLEEQITHIKDKILPAMVKENAQLLNMPVVKGDFDRQIAKQDYYTERQELVLNQLIKQKASFELLHLSYEIELRKHWDIYRQLENLVHLLKQSNLMFHQRLEMLTDPSVSQQINPRNTIDTKDYSTHRLYQLLEGENKKKELFITHGNLEEVAEKLKQEVSLVQEQLAGSAQEHSFFLSKLNSDVNMLCEALYQGGNQLLLSDQELTEQFHQVESQLNKLNHLLTDIFADVKTKRKLLASNKLHQVERELYVYFLKDEDYLKNIVENLENQSKIKTIGLED, from the exons ATGAGCTGTGGAAAAGAATTtgtagaaacattaaaaaaaattgattatcCCAAAGCTGATATTCTTAATGGGGAAGATTTTGACTGGTTGTTCGTTGAAAATGAACCATTTTTGAAGTGGTTTTGTGGGAATGTGAATGAACAGAACATATTGTCTGAAGAGGAATTGGAAGCTTTTAGCATTCTTCAAAAATCAGGCAAGCCCATCCTAGAAGGAGCAGCATTGGATGAAGTTCTAAAAACTTGTAAAACTTCTGATTTGAAGACACCTACCTTGAATGACAAAGAGCTAGAGAAATTAGAGGATGAGGTTCAAACTCTGCAGAAATTAAAGAACCTAAAAATTCAGCGACGTAATAAATGCCAGTTGATGGCTTCAGTAACTAGTCACAAATCTCTGAGATTAAATGCTAAAGAAGAAGAAACCAATAAAAAGCTGAAACAGAGTCAAGGAATTCTAAATGCTACAAATAACAAGATCAGTAATGAACTTCACACTCTTACTGATGGAGTTGCAAAGTTAATGATGTTCTTCAGACGGTCTAATTTGGATCAAGGAACAAATCCACTGGTGTTTTTatctcagttttcattgcaaAACTATCTAAGCCAAGAAGAGCAAAGTACGGCAGCATTAACCTTATATACCAAAAAACAGTTCTTTCAGGGTATACATGAAGTAGTTGAAAGTTCAAATGAAGaaaattttcaacttttagaTATGCAGGCACCATCTATTTGTGATAATCAAGAAGTTCTTGAGGAGAGACGGCTAGAAATGGGTAGGCTGCAGCTGGCATACATTTGTGCTCAACATCAGTTAATTCACTTGAAAGCAAATAATTTGAGCCTAAAGTCAAGTATAAAGTGGGCAGAGGAGAATCTTCATAGCCTCACTAGCAAG GCTCTTGGCAAAGATAATTTGGATGCTAAAATTTCTAGCTTGAACAGTGAAATTCTGAAACTTGAAGAACAAATCACtcatataaaagacaaaattttgCCTGCTATGGTAAAAGAGAATGCCCAGTTATTGAATATGCCAGTTGTAAAGGGAGATTTTGATCGACAGATTGCTAAACAAGACTATTACACAGAAAGACAAGAGTTGGTTTTAAATCAGTTGATAAAGCAAAAGGCATCATTTGAACTTCTTCATTTATCATATGAAATTGAATTGAGAAAGCATTGGGACATATATCGTCAGCTGGAAAACTTGGTTCACCTACTTAAGCAAAGTAATTTGATGTTCCACCAGCGATTAGAAATGCTAACAGATCCATCAGTATCTCAGCAGATAAATCCAAGGAATACCATTGATACCAAGGATTATTCTACTCATAG GCTTTATCAACTTTTAGAAGGagagaataagaaaaaagaattgtTTATAACCCATGGAAACCTGGAAGAAGTAGCTGAGAAATTAAAACAGGAGGTTTCTTTGGTACAAGAGCAGTTGGCAGGATCTGCTCAAgaacattctttctttctgtccaaACTAAACAGTGATGTGAACATGCTTTGTGAAGCTTTGTATCAAGGAGGAAATCAGCTTTTGCTTAGTGATCAG GAGTTAACGGAGCAGTTTCATCAAGTTGAATCTCAGCTAAATAAACTGAATCATCTTCTTACTGATATTTTTGCTGAtgtgaagacaaaaagaaaacttttggcATCTAATAAGCTGCATCAAGTGGAAAGagaattatatgtatattttttaaaagatgaagattATCTGAAAAATATTGTGGAGAACTTAGAAAACCAATCAAAGATTAAGACCATTGGTCTTGAAGACTGA